In the genome of Zobellia nedashkovskayae, the window TCATAAATAAAATTTACGATAATAGTATTGTTGATCAGTTAGATAAAATTATAGCTGAAATCTGCAAGCATTATGTTCATTTCAGTAAAGGCTTAACAGAAACGCCTTATGAAATCTATGTTCCTGTTTTTGAAGAAGAAAGTAATGACAAAAATGAAATTCTTATAAGAAATATTGAAGCTGACAACAATACAAAGAAAGATTACTTTAAGTATTGGGGTCTTTATTTTGAGTCTGAAGATGACGCTGTTATCTATGATTTAAAAAGCTCAACCATAGAACACGGTGACCTATTTATGCTTAACCATTAAATCAGAACAATTTTTTGAGGTATTTGACAGTAATATAACTGCCCATTCCCCAAAATAATCAATTCCCCCATTTATTACTCAATACTATTGGGTATATGGGGGATGGGATTATATTGATTATTTACTATACTTTTCTAAGCTTAAATTAAGCGTTGAAAAGTTCTCTCCCGCTCATTAAAGCATTTACCTTTTTCTTTACATCGGCTATTTTAGCTTCGTCTTCGGCATTTGTCAACACTTCATCTACCAAGTCTACAATAACACTCATATCAGCTTCTTTCAAGCCTCTAGTTGTAATAGCGGCTGTACCAAATCTAATACCAGAGGTAACGAATGGCGACTTGTCATCAAACGGAACCATGTTTTTGTTTGCAGTAATATCTGCATCTACCAACACTTTTTCCGCATCTTTACCAGTAATATCCTTATTCCTAAGGTCAATAAGCATCATATGATTGTCCGTACCACCTGAAATAATATTGTATCCCTTGGCAACAAAAGCGGCAGCCATAGCAGCAGCATTTTTCTTCACCTGAATCATATAAGTCAAGAACTCATCTGTAAGCGCCTCACCAAAAGCAATAGCTTTACCCGCTATAATATGCTCTAAAGGGCCACCTTGGTTTCCTGGAAATACTGCTAAATCTAGCAAAGCAGACATCTTACGAAGCTTACCGTTCTTCAATTTAATTCCGAACGGATTATCAAAATCCTCTCCCATTAATATAAGTCCACCACGTGGGCCTCTTAATGTTTTGTGTGTTGTGGTAGTTACAACATGACAGTGAGGAATTGGATCATTTAAAATACCTTTTGCAATTAGACCGGCAGGATGAGAAATATCAGCCAACAAAAGTGCGCCAACACTATCGGCAATTGCTCTAAACCTTTTAAAATCTATGTCACGAGAATAAGCAGATGCACCGGCAATAATCATCTTAGGTTTTTCCTTTGTTGCTATTTCCTGAATAACATCATAGTCAAGTACGCCAGTCTCTTTATTAACACCGTAGAAAACCGGGTTATATAGTCTACCAGAAAAATTTACAGGAGAACCATGAGTTAAATGCCCACCGTGAGAAAGATCAAATCCTAAAATAGTATCTCCAGGTTTCAAACAAGCATGATAAACCGAAGCATTTGCCTGAGAACCTGAGTGAGGTTGTACGTTTGCGTATGCAGCACCAAACAATTCTTTAGCTCTATCAATAGCAAGTTGCTCTATTTTATCAACTACTTCGCAGCCACCATAATAACGTTTGCCAGGATAACCCTCTGCATATTTATTGGTTAGTACTGATCCTGAAGCCTCCATTACTTGGGGGCTTGTAAAATTCTCAGAGGCAATAAGCTCTATTCCGCTTAATTGGCGTTCTCTTTCCTCTGCTATTAGTTCAAAAATCCGATTGTCTCGTTGCATAAGCAAATATTCTGTTAAATTGAGCTGCAAAAATACGAATTGCTCATTGTTAAAACTCATAAAACAATATATTTGATTAAGAATTTATCAAATACAAATTAACAATCTTACTATGCCTATATACGCTAATGACCCTTCAAAAAGAACATGGCTTTCTGTTTCTGAAGAATCAGATTTCCCTATCCAAAACATTCCTTTTGGTGTTTTTCTTACTCGTGATGATATCATAACTATAGGAACCCGTATTGGAGATACCGCAATTGATCTTGGTGCCTTGCATCAACTTGGTTATTTTGAGGGTATTCCGCTTACGGATGATATTTTTCTCCAAGATACTTTAAATGATTTCATTTCTGACGGTCAAAAGACATGGCGATTAGTTCGCAATCGTATCAGTGAAATTTTTGAGGAATCTAACGAAACCTTACAAAATAAAGAAGATCATAAAAATGTGGTCCTATTTTCCATGGATGAAATAGAAATGCAACTGCCTGTTCAAATTGGTGATTACACAGATTTCTATTCCAGCAAGGAACACGCAACAAACGTAGGAACTATGTTTAGGGATCCAGATAATGCCCTATTGCCAAACTGGCTCCACATTCCTGTAGGTTACCACGGCAGAAGTTCTACAATTATCCCAAGTGGCACTCCTATTCATAGACCTATGGGACAAACTTTACCAAAAGGAGCAGAAACTCCGGTATTTGGGCCTTCTCGTCTTGTAGATTTTGAACTAGAGATGGCTTTCATTACCACAGATACTAATGTCTTAGGGGAACCTATTTCCGTAGACGAAGCCGAAGAATATATTTTTGGAATGGTGCTTTTTAATGATTGGAGCGCACGCGATATTCAAAAATGGGAATATGTGCCTCTTGGACCTTTTCTGGCTAAGAATTTTGCTTCATCCGTCTCACCATGGATAGTAACGCTAGATGCACTTCAGCCTTTTCAAGTAAAAAGCACTGAGCAAGAACCTAAGCCACTACCCTACTTACAACAAAAAGAAAGACATAGTTACGACATTAACTTACAAGTAGCTATTGCTACCAAAGATGGTAATGAAACTACTATTTCTGAATCTAACTTTAAATATATGTACTGGACCATGGCTCAGCAATTAGCTCACCATACAGTAAACGGCTGTAAAGTAAACAGTGGTGATATGATGGGTAGTGGAACCATATCAGGACCTACACCAGATTCTTATGGATCCATGCTAGAACTATCTTGGCAAGGCACCAAACCCGTAAAATTAAAAGATGGTACAGAGCGTAAATTCATTCAAGATAACGATACTGTTATTATGAAAGGATATTGCTCAAACAACGATATTCGTATTGGTTTTGGCGAAGTTAGAACTACACTTCTACCACCATTTGAAGCAAAAAAGAAAGGTTAAGAGCCTAACCGTTTCCATTCTAAAGATACCTTTAAGCAATTTCATTATTTGAAATAGCTTAAAGGTATTTTTCTAGATTGATATCCGTAATAGCTCCGTGCGAATCATGGGCTACCACTCCCCCATTTTTTATCACCAATAACTGTGGTGATTGATGCATCACCTGGAATTTAAAGCCTGTTTCATCGGAAACTTGACGGTAACTGTGTAAATCTAAAAAATAGAAGTCCATCTGACCATCTTCAAAAGCATAGTTCTTGGTAAACATTTTTAAAACCATTCGGCTAATACCGCAGGTAGTAGAATGTTTAAATATTACTTGTGGTTTTGTTAAAGATTTTCTTTCAATTTCATTTAATTGCTCCACGGAAGTAAGTGCTATCCAAGGAATTTTGGTTTCCTTCTCATTTTCACCTTCATTTTTGCTTCCAAATATATTATTAAAGAGACCCATTTCGTATTTTTATAGTATCAGTCTGATGTTCT includes:
- the glyA gene encoding serine hydroxymethyltransferase produces the protein MQRDNRIFELIAEERERQLSGIELIASENFTSPQVMEASGSVLTNKYAEGYPGKRYYGGCEVVDKIEQLAIDRAKELFGAAYANVQPHSGSQANASVYHACLKPGDTILGFDLSHGGHLTHGSPVNFSGRLYNPVFYGVNKETGVLDYDVIQEIATKEKPKMIIAGASAYSRDIDFKRFRAIADSVGALLLADISHPAGLIAKGILNDPIPHCHVVTTTTHKTLRGPRGGLILMGEDFDNPFGIKLKNGKLRKMSALLDLAVFPGNQGGPLEHIIAGKAIAFGEALTDEFLTYMIQVKKNAAAMAAAFVAKGYNIISGGTDNHMMLIDLRNKDITGKDAEKVLVDADITANKNMVPFDDKSPFVTSGIRFGTAAITTRGLKEADMSVIVDLVDEVLTNAEDEAKIADVKKKVNALMSGRELFNA
- the fahA gene encoding fumarylacetoacetase, which gives rise to MPIYANDPSKRTWLSVSEESDFPIQNIPFGVFLTRDDIITIGTRIGDTAIDLGALHQLGYFEGIPLTDDIFLQDTLNDFISDGQKTWRLVRNRISEIFEESNETLQNKEDHKNVVLFSMDEIEMQLPVQIGDYTDFYSSKEHATNVGTMFRDPDNALLPNWLHIPVGYHGRSSTIIPSGTPIHRPMGQTLPKGAETPVFGPSRLVDFELEMAFITTDTNVLGEPISVDEAEEYIFGMVLFNDWSARDIQKWEYVPLGPFLAKNFASSVSPWIVTLDALQPFQVKSTEQEPKPLPYLQQKERHSYDINLQVAIATKDGNETTISESNFKYMYWTMAQQLAHHTVNGCKVNSGDMMGSGTISGPTPDSYGSMLELSWQGTKPVKLKDGTERKFIQDNDTVIMKGYCSNNDIRIGFGEVRTTLLPPFEAKKKG
- the ytxJ gene encoding bacillithiol system redox-active protein YtxJ, which codes for MGLFNNIFGSKNEGENEKETKIPWIALTSVEQLNEIERKSLTKPQVIFKHSTTCGISRMVLKMFTKNYAFEDGQMDFYFLDLHSYRQVSDETGFKFQVMHQSPQLLVIKNGGVVAHDSHGAITDINLEKYL